The segment TAGTATTGACGTTACGATTCAAGAAGCAATTAATAATGGGAATTATAACAGAATTATTGCATACCATTTTCCGAACAGCACAGAGACCGGTCAACATGTAAGGTTTTACGGAACCGGGGAATATTATGGTGATCATACGTTGGACATGATTGTGATGGATTCGGGATATAATTATGAAGGTTATATTATTGATTCAACAGATGATGGTGAACAGGATCTTGTGGTTGGTGAAAATACCAGCTCATTAAATGGCTGCGCGCACTTCATCAAGGCCTATTGCAGTGATGCGCATAAAGGTATTCCGGATGACGGATTGATATTCGGACAGCCCTGGACCAGTCACGATCCAGATCATTGGGCCTATTGGGCCAGGTTGGCGGTTGTTTATGCCAACCAAAATAATTATTCCAGCTTGGATACGTTACAGGCTATTTGGTATATTACGGATCGCTCAGGTTCGTACAATCAAATTTTAACAGGCATCGGATATGCTTCTGACGGGCCGGATAAAAATATTTCAGGCTATTATCCTCCTGTGAATGACAATTCCATCAAGTTATTTCATAATAAGTTCAATCCAATAAATAACGAGACGATGAGTATTGTTTACAATCTTTTCGAAAGCGGACCGGTTTCCATTAAAATTTATACGATTGACGGTACATTAGTGGTGACAATTTTGAATGGCGTTTTTCGAAATGCGGGGTCACATTTGGAAGTGTGGCATGGTAAAAATGAACGGCTAAATATTGTTGCCAGCGGTATTTATTTTTTGCATATTGAAGCGCCAGGGCTTAAGGATACCAAGAAAATATGTGTTGTGAAATAAGGAAGGCGTCTATGTTTTTAAGTTTTTTAAGAAAAATAAAAAGAACTTCAATTGTTTCGGTGATGGTTTTTGTCTGCTTGCCGTTTGCGGTTTATTCAGAGGATTATGCAGAGACAGGCGGCAGGTTTTTGTTGCAGACTGCAGGAGCGAGAGTATTGGCGATTGGTGAGGCGTATACTGCAGTTGCAGATGATATTTATGCACTCTATTATAATCCTGGCGGTTTGGCCAAGGTCAAACGCGGTGAATTGAACGCACAATATCGCAAGGGCTTGGTGGATACCTATTATGGTTTTTTAGGTATCACGGTTCCGACCGAGCATTCAACACTGGGAGCAAGTTTTTTTACTTTTCAGGGCGGCGAGATTGAGATTAATGAGCTGGATGGGACCTCGGAAACCTTGAAAGCGGAGGAAGACTATGTTGTGAGTCTGGGGATAGGATATTATCTGGATAGTGTGCCTGGAAAATTGGGGTTTGGTGTGGCAGTGAAGGTTATTTCTTCAAAGTTGGTTGAAGAATACGAAGCCTATGCACTTGCGATGGACATTGGCGGTTATTATGATACAGCGGTCAAAGGATTGTCGATTGGTTTTGTTTTTCAAAATATTGGGACAAAAATAAATTATCTGGAACATGCTGATCCATTACATTTTACTTCCAGGCTGGGTATTGCTTATAAGCTTGACATGGGCATGCAAAACCATTTATGGACATCTCTGGATATTATAAGTGAGGATAAAGTAAACGTTGGTATGGAATTCGCCATCAAACAAGTTGTTTTTTTTCGTGCAGGATATAAACATGGATATGATCTGGAGTCCTTTACCTGTGGTGTTGGTTTCTCGGTAGGGATGCTTAGGATTGATTATGCATTGGGCTTGATGGGGACGCTGGGAGAAAATCACCTGATTTCAATCACATTCCGTGATAGCTAAAAATTATATTCAAAATTGGTTCGGTTTGAATCCAAAGCTTGAGACTGGTCAGGAAATAGGCTATACTAATAAGATAGCGTATCGCTAATTGGAGCCTGTTATGATAAAAAAATGGTTTTCTGGAATCGTAGTGGGGTTGACTGTTGCAATGGTTTTGACCCCGACACTATTTGCGGCTGAACTGATTTTGAATCGTGATTTTTTATCATCCAATCCTTCTTATATTCCGCAATGGGTGACCGGAGCCAGTCCCACGTCTTTTAACCCGACGATTCATTCCGGGGTTGTCCAGCCGGACGCCAATCCAGGCAATGTTGCGGTGGCACCGGGCAATAGTCTGGGCGGGTATACAAATTCTTATTTACAGCAATATTTGCATATTCCCAGAGATGCGGTGGGCAGCACCCTGACGTTT is part of the bacterium genome and harbors:
- a CDS encoding amidase domain-containing protein, whose amino-acid sequence is MMKRKIIFILTALFGFSFLAQSVVAYNTAVVAQYADDYWDRRNPDYDNFHGADCANFVSQCLIAGGMMLGTDEDKALFIDGVLEDHIKKGGVISTVVSLMPYIENFEHAEKIISNSVEYLNTVLNVGDVVVFGYDDGDVLSNEYDEFSHSAIVYKKDQGEILLAYHSTDSIDVTIQEAINNGNYNRIIAYHFPNSTETGQHVRFYGTGEYYGDHTLDMIVMDSGYNYEGYIIDSTDDGEQDLVVGENTSSLNGCAHFIKAYCSDAHKGIPDDGLIFGQPWTSHDPDHWAYWARLAVVYANQNNYSSLDTLQAIWYITDRSGSYNQILTGIGYASDGPDKNISGYYPPVNDNSIKLFHNKFNPINNETMSIVYNLFESGPVSIKIYTIDGTLVVTILNGVFRNAGSHLEVWHGKNERLNIVASGIYFLHIEAPGLKDTKKICVVK
- a CDS encoding PorV/PorQ family protein, coding for MFLSFLRKIKRTSIVSVMVFVCLPFAVYSEDYAETGGRFLLQTAGARVLAIGEAYTAVADDIYALYYNPGGLAKVKRGELNAQYRKGLVDTYYGFLGITVPTEHSTLGASFFTFQGGEIEINELDGTSETLKAEEDYVVSLGIGYYLDSVPGKLGFGVAVKVISSKLVEEYEAYALAMDIGGYYDTAVKGLSIGFVFQNIGTKINYLEHADPLHFTSRLGIAYKLDMGMQNHLWTSLDIISEDKVNVGMEFAIKQVVFFRAGYKHGYDLESFTCGVGFSVGMLRIDYALGLMGTLGENHLISITFRDS